In Bifidobacterium scardovii JCM 12489 = DSM 13734, the genomic stretch GTTTGGTCGAGACGGCCGCCAATGCGTTTTTCGCCTCGCTGAGCGATTGGGTGTCGGTGGCCTGCTGGCTCTGCTGGTCGCTTCCCGTGGCCTTGGCTGCCCCGCCGTTCTGGCTGGTTGCATGGTAGATGGCGAATGCGCCGATCGCGATGAGAATGAGGATGATGCAGGTCGCGATCGCGCCGATGATCGTCTGCTGCCGGCGTTCCTTGGCTTCCTGCTCCGCCTTGGCCTTCGCGGCGGCCGCCTCGGCCGCGCGGCGTTCGGCGCGCAGCCTCCGTTTGCCGGCGTTGTTGCTGTTGCCTGTCATGAGTCATGTCCTTGCATCGTGTGTTCGTTCCTCCATGATTATATGAAGCGCGGGATACCGGGCCGGCGCGGGGCCGGATGCCGGCCGGGCGCTCGCCGGATGCCGGCCGGACGTCAGCCGGATGCCGGCCGGGTGAGCGCGTCGCGCCATTTCCTGGCGGAATAGGCTCGACTGGCAGTGTCTCAGCGAGAGGTTTCTGTCAGCCCGTGGCGGGGACCTCCTGTTGCGGGGCCGCAAAGAGACTTTCCGGCCGCGTGCCGGAAGAACCATCCCGATGCGGGACTCTCAATGAGCAGGATCCGCCATGCACTGGCAGGAATCTTTCGCTGTCACGGTCCTCGGACCTTGCGCCAATGGCCGGATCCATGGCGCGGTGTACCCGTCGGATGCTACAGTATGTTCTCGTTTGGCCCCGTAGCTCAGCTGGATAGAGCATGTGACTTCTAATCTCAAGGTCGACGGTTCGAGCCCGTCCGGGGTCACGACGGAACCCCTTGGAATCAAGGCGTTCCAAGGGGTTTACTGTTCCTCGCCGGTCTGTTCTGGGCCAACATGGGCCAACATGGGGCCATCATGAGCGCGGTTGCTCACCGCCTCATTCAAGTGGCGGGTCGGAAGACGGCATAGGACGTTCTCATGGAGTATTGAACAATCGCGGTTTTGTCACGCCGGAATCGGACATGCTCCCGCTGGCGGGAGCTGGCTCGCGAAGCGAGACTGAGGGTGGTCGATACGGACCGCCGCCGCGCTTGGCTCCGTCACAGCGCGTCGCGCGCGCAACCGGAACAGAACGAGGCGAACCTCGGATTGAGCGTTCCGCAGTCCGGGCAGTACCAGGTGCCGTCAGGCAACGGGCGGATATGCGCGGATGTGGCCTTGCGGATGGTCTGCGGGTCGGTGCCGGCGCCGTTTTCGACGCCCATCGTCACCAACGGGGCCAGCG encodes the following:
- a CDS encoding zinc-ribbon domain-containing protein yields the protein MKRCRQCSASMPDDVRFCMACGSAMRAKPVSLIGGGLLASLANGFSLAPLVTMGVENGAGTDPQTIRKATSAHIRPLPDGTWYCPDCGTLNPRFASFCSGCARDAL